ATGCCGGGTATCTGTCGCGGCCGCGCCACGGTGCACGACTACGATTGCGACGGTACGCCAAACGGTGAGGACGACGACATCGATGCCGATGGCGTGGGCGAAGCCGACAACGCCGACCGTTTCCCCTTCGATCCCACCGAGTTTTCCGACAACGACCTCGACGGCATCGGCGACAATGCCGATCTCGATGACGACAACGACGGCCTCCCCGACGAGCTGGAGTGCCAGCCCGAGGAGATGCTCGCGCTGCTTCGTGAGCAGACTTCCTTCGGCGCGCTCGACTTTGACAATGGCCCCTGTGACGGCAACCCCGACCCGGGCGTGGTGAGCCCGTTGGTGACGGCCGGGGACCTGATCAACGACGTCAACGGCTGCTTTGGCGGCGTCTCCCTGAACTCGCGCCGGTGCACGTTCACCAATCCGCGCTTTCCCGATTCCGATCTCGACGGTCTCTCGGATGGCGCCGAGTGGGCCGCTCTCAAGCAGTTCCTCGGCTGCGCGGTTTCCGAAGAGATCTTCGATGCGGGCTGCCCGCTCGACGTGGTGACGATCACCTATCCCGATACGAGCGGTCCGATGCTGCCGCCGCTGGCGCTCAAGCAGACCTACCCGCCGCTCGATCCCAACACCGATGCCGATCGCCCCGATGGTGTTCCCATTACGGCCAAGGACGATCCGGCCGCGCTCGACGGATTCGATCCCTCGCCCTACATCGTGGGCACTGCGCTGGACGTCGATTCCGACAACGACGGACTCTCCGACAGTGACGAGCGTTTCTACGGGACCAACCCCTTCCGCGCCGACAGCGACGGGGACGGCATGCTCGATCGGGCTGAGGTGGCCCGCGACATCGAGGATCTGCCCACCGAGTGCGGCGCGAACTACTGCAGCACGCCCAACCCCGTATTCGAGATCGCGACCTTCGACATCGTCGTGCAGCCCGAGATCAACCTGGTGCACCGTATCTGTCGCTACAATCCGTGCGACCCGCTCCAGCTCTGCGGGCAGTGCACGGGTTCGGGCGTTTTTGTCGGTGGCGCGCTGATGGCGCCGCTGCCGATGGGCACTCCCTCGCTCAATCCCAACGTGGCGGACGTCGATGGCGACGGCATTCCCGACGGGACCGAATCGGCCGGCTTCTCCCTGCGCAACGGCGTGGTCGTGCACACCAATCCGGTGCTGGCCGATACCGACGGCGATGAGGAAGCGCCCAATCCCAACTGCAGCGATCCCGATACCGTCGGCGGCGACCTGTGTGACGGGATCGGTGACGAGGGCACGCCCATCAGCTTCAACGACCGGATCGACAACTGCCCGACCCATGGCAACTCCGACCAGCGTGACTCGGACTTCGACGGAGCCGGTGACGTGCTCACGGATCTCACCTTCCCGGGCGGCGTTCGCACCAGCACGTTCGGCGGCGCGGCCGGTTGCGATCTCAATGTCACGATCCGCCAGCTCTCGGGCATGGATTACGACGGCGACGGTATCGACGACAATCGCGAGGTGCAGCCCCAGGCCGGGCAGATCATTCAGACCAACCCCGGAGACGCCGACACCGACAATGACGGGATCAACGACGGGACGGATAACTGCCCACTCACGGTGAATTCCTTCCAGGCGCTGTTCGAGAACTTCAGCGTTGCAACCGTGCAGAACAGCACGCTCTATTCGATCCAGGTGCGCAGCACCGACCTGAGCGGGCCGAGCGTGACGACCCAGACGGTCAGCTACATGTCGGACGCCGATGCCACCAAGCCGGAGATCCTCTGCGGGCTCGAAACGCAGCTTACCCTGGCGGGAATCCCCGGCGTCCTGCACAACACGATCCCGCTCGATTGCCCCAATCTGGTTTCGCTTCCCGGGGAGCCGCGGGTGAAACTGACCGAGCAGAACTCGACCTTCGAGCTGGAGATCCTTTCCCAAACGGCGAACCTCTCGCGCACTTCGGGCACCGGCCAGCTCAATCAGGACGAGGACAAATACGGCGCGGCCTGTGACAGCGACGATCTCGATCGCAGCGGCGGCCACCAGATCTTCCTGAACACGAACGATCCCGACTTCGACGGATTGATGGATTACGAAGAGAACTTCGGCCTGCGTCTGGGCGGATTCCGCACCTCAACCACGCGCGCCGACAGCGACGGCGACGGGATCATCGACTCGGTCGACAACTGCCCGTGCGCATCCAACCCTGCGCAGGAAGACGATGACCTCGACGGAATCGGCGATGTCTGCGAGTCTTCCTTCGGCGTTTCCTGTCAGTAGAGAGTGCCGATTCGAAAAGGTAGGGGCGGGGTTCACCCGCCCTTTGTTTGTGCCATTACGTAACAAGGGCGGGTAGACCCCGCCCCTACACATACAAACCAAAATGACCGTCAGGATTCCACGACCAAACAGGCGACTTCGTGGCCCTGTTTGGTCTCCAGGGCGGGGTCGGTTTCGTGGCAGCGGTCCTGCACCTGGCTGCAGCGGTCGGCGAAGCGGCAGCCGGGTTTGAGGCGGCGCAGGTCGGGCACGTGGCCGGGAATACTGGCCAGCCGGGCGCCCTCGCGCTTGGTCGAGCCGGTGACCGGATCGGGGCGCGGGATCGCAGCGAGCAGGCCGCGGGTGTAGGGGTGCAAGGGGTTTTCGAAGATCGCTTCGGTGCCCGAACGCTCAACGATGCGGCCGGCATACATGACAGCCACCTCGCCGTGCATCTCGGCGACGACGCCCATGTCGTGGGTGATGAGCAGCACGGCCAGTCCGCGTTCTTCCTGCAGCTTCAGAATCAGTTCGAGGATCTGCGCCTGGATGGTCACATCGAGCGCCGTGGTGGGCTCGTCGGCGATGAGCAGGGCCGGATCGCAGGCGAGCGCCATGGCGATCATCACGCGCTGGCGCATGCCGCCCGAGAGCTGGTGGGGATAGTCCTTCATCCGCTGGCGCGGGGCGGGAATGCCCACCTGGTCGAGCAGCTCTGCCACCCGGTCGGCGGCCTGCGCCTTGTTCATGCCCAGGTGCAGGCGCAGCACTTCGGCGATCTGGTTCTCCACCGTATAGACCGGGTTGAGGCTGGTCATCGGTTCCTGAAAAATCATGGCAATCTGCTTGCCGCGGACTTTTCGGATCTCGCTTTCGGGGAGGCTGAGCAGATCCTGCCCGTCGAAGCGGATGGCGCCCGACTCGATGCGGCCCGGCGGGTTGGGAATGAGGCGCAGCAGCGAGAGGCTGGTCACCGACTTGCCGCAACCCGACTCGCCCACCAGACAGAGCGTCTTGCCCCTGTCGATGGAAAACGACACGCCGTCGACGGCCCGAAGCGGGCCGGCATCGGTCCCGAAAGACACGACGAGATTTTCGACTTCGAGAAGTGCCATGGATTGCAGAGACCTAGAGGTTCTTGAATTCTTCGATGAACTCTTCTTTGGTGATGAGTCCCTTGCGCGAGAGCAGGCGCAGCAGGGCGAGCATTTCCTTGGAGGGACGCGGACGGCCGTCGTCCCTGCCTTCCATCTTTCCGTCTGCAGAAAGAGTGACTTCCTCGCGATGGGTCAGCTCGGACTTGGGCTCGTGCTGGGGCCTGGCCGCATCAGGAGCCAGTCGCATGGGGATGGGCTGAAGCTCATCCTTGCCTTCGCTTTCGATCCCGGATTCGGCGACCGGGCCGCCGTGATAGTAGCGGCGAATCGCATCCTGAATCTGGGACTCCATGGCAATCACGGGCTTGACCATGTGACCGGTCGCGAACTGGAGCTCGTCGAGAACGCCCAGGTTGGCCGGGTCGCTCATGGCAAGATACAGCACCTTGC
The nucleotide sequence above comes from Chrysiogenia bacterium. Encoded proteins:
- a CDS encoding thrombospondin type 3 repeat-containing protein; this encodes MPGICRGRATVHDYDCDGTPNGEDDDIDADGVGEADNADRFPFDPTEFSDNDLDGIGDNADLDDDNDGLPDELECQPEEMLALLREQTSFGALDFDNGPCDGNPDPGVVSPLVTAGDLINDVNGCFGGVSLNSRRCTFTNPRFPDSDLDGLSDGAEWAALKQFLGCAVSEEIFDAGCPLDVVTITYPDTSGPMLPPLALKQTYPPLDPNTDADRPDGVPITAKDDPAALDGFDPSPYIVGTALDVDSDNDGLSDSDERFYGTNPFRADSDGDGMLDRAEVARDIEDLPTECGANYCSTPNPVFEIATFDIVVQPEINLVHRICRYNPCDPLQLCGQCTGSGVFVGGALMAPLPMGTPSLNPNVADVDGDGIPDGTESAGFSLRNGVVVHTNPVLADTDGDEEAPNPNCSDPDTVGGDLCDGIGDEGTPISFNDRIDNCPTHGNSDQRDSDFDGAGDVLTDLTFPGGVRTSTFGGAAGCDLNVTIRQLSGMDYDGDGIDDNREVQPQAGQIIQTNPGDADTDNDGINDGTDNCPLTVNSFQALFENFSVATVQNSTLYSIQVRSTDLSGPSVTTQTVSYMSDADATKPEILCGLETQLTLAGIPGVLHNTIPLDCPNLVSLPGEPRVKLTEQNSTFELEILSQTANLSRTSGTGQLNQDEDKYGAACDSDDLDRSGGHQIFLNTNDPDFDGLMDYEENFGLRLGGFRTSTTRADSDGDGIIDSVDNCPCASNPAQEDDDLDGIGDVCESSFGVSCQ
- a CDS encoding ABC transporter ATP-binding protein is translated as MALLEVENLVVSFGTDAGPLRAVDGVSFSIDRGKTLCLVGESGCGKSVTSLSLLRLIPNPPGRIESGAIRFDGQDLLSLPESEIRKVRGKQIAMIFQEPMTSLNPVYTVENQIAEVLRLHLGMNKAQAADRVAELLDQVGIPAPRQRMKDYPHQLSGGMRQRVMIAMALACDPALLIADEPTTALDVTIQAQILELILKLQEERGLAVLLITHDMGVVAEMHGEVAVMYAGRIVERSGTEAIFENPLHPYTRGLLAAIPRPDPVTGSTKREGARLASIPGHVPDLRRLKPGCRFADRCSQVQDRCHETDPALETKQGHEVACLVVES